The region CAACTTATTGAACAAGGTAAAATGAAAACTACTCCTTTAAAAGATTTTCTAAATGACTTATAAAGTAGATACTACTGATACTTTTAAAAGAGAAGCTAAACGATTAATTAAAAAATATCCTTCTCTTTCATCTAAAAACTAAATTACCAAACCCTAAAATCCATACTTAAATTTTCAATTCTTGAAGTAGGTACTTGCTTACCGCCTGAAAGTTCGCTTACTTGCTTTTGCACATATCTTTGAAGTTCGGAAAGCATTATTGTTCCATCACTGTTAAGGTCAGCCGCTTCGTCTTTTAAGCCATGTAGTAAACAATAAGTAAATAAGCCATTATTCCAATCCCTGCTTTCCATAGCGTACTCAGCACCTCCTGCACTTGAAATTACAGTTGCTCCAGTGCCACGCCTCAAATCAGAAAACATTTCTTTCATAAGTTCAGAAGTATTGTTTAATCCAACTCCTTCTTTTTGCCTTACTCCCACTCCTGCACTTCTAAAAGTTATTTTTCCACTTTCTGACTGAGAAGAAGAAGTACGTTCAACTTCATCTTTATCTAACTCACCCGAATGACAGGTATCCATAAAAAATATTTTTTTCAATGCTTTCAAACCATCCAAAAGGGCTTCAATATCTTCATAAACAATTCCTTTGCCTTTGGGATTTTCAAAATCCATATCATGTGTTGCGAAAAAATAATCAAGATTTTCATCCAATACTCCATGCCCTGCAATAAAAAGCAACACAATATCATCTCTTCCTGCTTGCTCCAAAAATTCCCTTGTCTTTTTTATGTTTGCTTCCGTTACCTGATCATTTGTTAATACTTTTACATAAATATTTTCATACAACTTATTCTTTGTCTGATAAATAGAAACTAAATCTTTTGCATCTTTTGCTGCAAAATTTAAATTAAACTCACTATCTATAAATTTTGATGTTCCAATTGAAACAATATATAAATTAGGTTTTGATTCGGGAGCTTTATAAAATACTTCAACGCTTTTCTTTAATGACTCTGCTCCTTTTTGATTCAATACCGAAATTTGAATATTATTTTTACCTTTTGTAAGTTCTGTTTTAATTGTTAATTTAAACTTTTTAGAATCATGCATTCGCAAATTTATTCCCCTATGTCCGTAAATTGCAACATTATTTATCCAAACTTTTATCCTGTCAAGTTTGTATTTTGTATCTTCAGCTGATATTTCCAATACTACTTTATTATTCTCAGTTTCTGAAGATATTTTATTTTTATTTAATATTTCTATTGTTGGCAAATGAAAATCATCACTAAGCATATCCTCTGTAAATCCCATTTTCTTTAGACGCTTTTGATATGCTTTATGATACATTTTTATAAGATCATCAGACACAATTCCAAGTCTGTCAAGCACAATGTCGGGACGATTATATTTTAAATCAAATTGATCGGGAGGAAAAAACTGCTTTCCATATTTAAAACCTATACCACTTAATGCATCATTTGGTGCTAAATAATAATTATCGGGAGTCATAACAACAATTTTTTCATTATCAACCAAATACAAGGTTGCAAGTAATTTACCCGATTCAATATTCCATAATTTTACTGATGCATCATAACTTGTAGTTGCAATTATATTTTTACTAAAATTAAAATCCAAATCTGTAATAAAGCTTGTGTGTCCTTTTAATACAGTATTTACATTATTCGGGTAACCGTTTACATTGCTTATTTCCACATCATTTCCAATTGCTGTTGCAACAATATCATTTTTAAAATTAACTTTCTCAATTGTTGAAATTCCACCTTTATATTGTGCATAACTTTTAAAATCATAAGTAATTCCCAAGTCATTATCAAATCTTTTCAAATTATATAAGTTTAACGTCTCTCTTGATTCACAAACAGGAGTTGACATAAGTCCTAATTTCCATTTATAAAAATCATTGTTATCTTTTCGTGTAATCATTTTATCATTGGTGATAAATTGCACATACTCTATTTTTGCTTTTCCGGTATTCCAAAGTTTTTTTGACTTCATTTTGGATGTTTCAATGTCATAAACAATAATTCTATCCTGCAAATATTTTCCATAAGATGTTCCACCAAAAGCAACTAAGTTATCCGAATCATTAAAAGAAACAGAATTAACATCATAGGTAAAACTTTCTCTTGTTTTAATCCTAAAAAGTTGATCATAAATACTGAGAGGATTGTTTTTGTCCAACCAGACTTTAAAACCTGAATGGTAAGGAATTGTATGAATTATTTCGTCTTTTTCAATATCGGTAATACAGGCTTTTAAGTCGGAACCACCTGTTAACACATATTTCCCATTATGTGAAAATTCAATATCATTTATTTTTTTATCATGAGGTTTAAATGTTTCAATTTTAAATTTACCCTGATACATATCCACAATTTTAATTCTTCCTATTTCATCTCCAAAAGCAATTCTGTAATCACCATAAAAATCAACACTATAAGCCCTAAAAGATCGTGGATAAAGCCTTTTTATCATTGATAAGTCTTTTGAATCCCAAATTAAAATTGACCTGTCATCACTTGCAGTAGCAAACATACTTTGGTCTTTGCTAAAACATACATCATTTACATCTGCAATATGTTTATGTAGTAAAGCTAATTTATTTCCATTTGAATATTTATAAACATAAACTTTTGTATCCTCATTTCCTGCTACAAGCAAGTCATTTTTTTCCGAAACAGCGAAGCATTTAAATTTGTATTCAATATTGTTACTTATTTTTTTATACTTCTTTTCCCTACTTAAAATAAAAGAATTAATAGAAATATCATCAGTCAAATCAGGCTCTTTTGAAGATACATTACCACTAATCTTTGTTGTTTTTGAGGAGCTGATATTGTACATAAATTTCTTTTCCCCATAGTTTGCTCCAATTAAATTTTCATTATTTTCATCAAAATAAATTCGGCTTATATAATTACTTTCTTCGTAATAAATAGAAGATATTTGTTTGCCAAGCCTTACATCCCAAATTATTATTTTGTTATTTTCCCCTACACTTGCAATAAATTTTCCGTCAGAACTAAATTCCAACATTACAATTCCTGTAGAATGACCGATTTGTGGTGCAATCTCTACTTGTTGTGCATTTATTTGTATTGAAATAAAAATTAATATTATTGATATTATATTTTTCATAATTATTTTGTTTTTTAAATTACCAATTGCTTTTGTCAATGTAAATATCTTTTTTTACCTTAGTTAGTGGTAATGAATAATTAGCATAGATTGAGTAAAAGAATTTAGGTACGTTATCATAAATTTCATTTACTCGCTGATGCCAACGAAAGCCTACTGTTAAAAATTCAAAAGGCTCATAATCAAGTCCAATAATTGCGTAAAGATGAGCATTTTCATTATAGGTTTTTTCCAATAATGAAGCAAGTCCTATATCGTCAATTTCTATATCCGTATCATTATCACCGGAACTCATAAAGCTTTTGTCTCGTATTTCAAAATGAGGTAAAACATAATTTGCTCCCATTGCTAATCCAAAGTTACTTCTACGAATCTTAAATCTATAATTATATAATACCTTAAAATTAAAACTAGACTCAGAAATTCCGAATTTTACACTATCAT is a window of Bacteroidota bacterium DNA encoding:
- a CDS encoding caspase family protein gives rise to the protein MKNIISIILIFISIQINAQQVEIAPQIGHSTGIVMLEFSSDGKFIASVGENNKIIIWDVRLGKQISSIYYEESNYISRIYFDENNENLIGANYGEKKFMYNISSSKTTKISGNVSSKEPDLTDDISINSFILSREKKYKKISNNIEYKFKCFAVSEKNDLLVAGNEDTKVYVYKYSNGNKLALLHKHIADVNDVCFSKDQSMFATASDDRSILIWDSKDLSMIKRLYPRSFRAYSVDFYGDYRIAFGDEIGRIKIVDMYQGKFKIETFKPHDKKINDIEFSHNGKYVLTGGSDLKACITDIEKDEIIHTIPYHSGFKVWLDKNNPLSIYDQLFRIKTRESFTYDVNSVSFNDSDNLVAFGGTSYGKYLQDRIIVYDIETSKMKSKKLWNTGKAKIEYVQFITNDKMITRKDNNDFYKWKLGLMSTPVCESRETLNLYNLKRFDNDLGITYDFKSYAQYKGGISTIEKVNFKNDIVATAIGNDVEISNVNGYPNNVNTVLKGHTSFITDLDFNFSKNIIATTSYDASVKLWNIESGKLLATLYLVDNEKIVVMTPDNYYLAPNDALSGIGFKYGKQFFPPDQFDLKYNRPDIVLDRLGIVSDDLIKMYHKAYQKRLKKMGFTEDMLSDDFHLPTIEILNKNKISSETENNKVVLEISAEDTKYKLDRIKVWINNVAIYGHRGINLRMHDSKKFKLTIKTELTKGKNNIQISVLNQKGAESLKKSVEVFYKAPESKPNLYIVSIGTSKFIDSEFNLNFAAKDAKDLVSIYQTKNKLYENIYVKVLTNDQVTEANIKKTREFLEQAGRDDIVLLFIAGHGVLDENLDYFFATHDMDFENPKGKGIVYEDIEALLDGLKALKKIFFMDTCHSGELDKDEVERTSSSQSESGKITFRSAGVGVRQKEGVGLNNTSELMKEMFSDLRRGTGATVISSAGGAEYAMESRDWNNGLFTYCLLHGLKDEAADLNSDGTIMLSELQRYVQKQVSELSGGKQVPTSRIENLSMDFRVW